A genomic region of bacterium contains the following coding sequences:
- a CDS encoding glycosyltransferase family 4 protein, with amino-acid sequence MKVLVLSTRYFGLGGAEAYTRLLVRAAAGTGAQVDILSLLRGDAADGTAGRYLGDLGDRSTRWAHARFLARALRQGRGCRLVICAHVAVAPVGLILSRVFRVPYLVVGYGIDVWGPLGALRRTALRRAARVIVISRFTGGMVTAVHGVPAARIRIIHPAVDPALLALAAPAGGPEPARNGEPLTLLTVARLSAQERYKGLDTVIGALPAVAEGAGPVRYVIVGGGDDEPRLRALARERGVADAVTFVGRTDAAGLAARYRESDIFVMPSLCEQRPGGWAGEGFGIVYIEAAAFAKPVVAGQGGGAPEAVQDGVTGLVVDGRSVAAVAEALVRLSRDGTLRARMGDAGRRWVQTQFTYDRFRREVERAIEDV; translated from the coding sequence ATGAAGGTGCTGGTGCTCTCGACCCGATACTTCGGGCTGGGCGGGGCCGAAGCGTACACGCGGCTGCTGGTCCGGGCCGCGGCCGGGACGGGCGCCCAGGTCGATATCCTGTCGCTCCTCCGCGGCGACGCCGCGGACGGAACGGCCGGCCGCTATCTCGGGGACCTCGGGGATCGCTCGACCCGGTGGGCGCACGCCCGCTTTCTCGCTCGCGCGCTCCGGCAGGGCCGGGGCTGCCGGCTCGTGATCTGCGCGCACGTCGCGGTCGCCCCCGTGGGCCTCATCTTGTCCCGGGTGTTTCGCGTGCCCTACCTGGTCGTCGGCTACGGCATCGACGTGTGGGGCCCGTTGGGCGCGCTTCGCCGGACGGCGCTCCGCCGGGCGGCGCGCGTGATCGTGATCAGCCGGTTCACCGGCGGCATGGTGACGGCCGTGCACGGGGTTCCGGCCGCCCGGATCCGAATCATCCATCCCGCCGTGGACCCTGCGCTCCTCGCGCTCGCCGCACCGGCCGGCGGACCCGAGCCCGCGCGCAACGGGGAGCCGCTCACGCTGCTCACCGTGGCGCGGCTCTCCGCGCAGGAACGGTACAAGGGCCTCGATACGGTGATCGGCGCGCTGCCGGCGGTCGCCGAGGGGGCCGGTCCCGTCCGCTACGTGATCGTGGGCGGGGGCGATGACGAACCGCGCCTGCGCGCGCTGGCCCGCGAACGCGGGGTCGCGGACGCGGTGACGTTCGTCGGGCGAACGGACGCGGCCGGTCTCGCGGCGCGGTACCGGGAGAGCGATATTTTCGTGATGCCGTCACTGTGCGAGCAGCGGCCCGGTGGATGGGCCGGGGAGGGATTCGGCATCGTCTACATCGAGGCGGCGGCGTTCGCCAAGCCCGTCGTGGCAGGGCAGGGCGGCGGCGCGCCGGAGGCCGTCCAAGACGGCGTGACCGGTCTGGTCGTGGACGGCCGCAGCGTCGCCGCTGTGGCGGAGGCGCTCGTCCGCCTGTCGCGGGACGGGACGCTGCGGGCGCGGATGGGCGACGCGGGCCGCCGGTGGGTCCAGACGCAGTTTACCTACGACCGCTTCCGCCGCGAGGTGGAGCGGGCGATCGAGGACGTCTGA
- a CDS encoding class I SAM-dependent methyltransferase, protein MSPDGRRAPTAEFYNAADEDRYGRADLPQQVRALRRLLARHGIGADELVVDLGCGKGPLRGLGARYLGVDLSHYALSRFRGTQWSVQGDAQEVPVRGGAAALVVSTATLEHLPAPERCLAEIDRMLRPGGLAYLAPAWFCRPWAARGVAVRPYAALPLRDRITKALLPMLDSTVIRGLWIIPVRILREIRLRLRRGPLPLAYRRLEPNLREYLCADSDASAAIDPHAVIAYFLSRGYDVPGAPSLRDRILFRYAPVVVRKGTRKVP, encoded by the coding sequence ATGAGCCCCGACGGCCGCCGCGCGCCGACCGCCGAGTTCTACAACGCGGCGGACGAAGACCGCTACGGCCGCGCCGACCTGCCGCAGCAGGTGCGGGCGCTGCGTCGCCTCTTGGCGCGCCACGGCATCGGCGCCGATGAGCTGGTCGTGGACTTGGGCTGCGGCAAGGGTCCGCTGCGCGGGCTGGGGGCCCGCTACCTCGGCGTCGATCTGTCGCACTACGCGCTCAGCCGCTTCCGCGGAACGCAGTGGTCCGTGCAGGGCGACGCGCAGGAAGTGCCGGTCCGCGGCGGCGCCGCGGCCCTCGTCGTGTCGACCGCGACCCTCGAGCACCTGCCCGCGCCCGAACGCTGTCTCGCCGAAATCGACCGGATGCTCCGCCCCGGCGGGCTGGCATACCTCGCGCCGGCGTGGTTCTGCCGTCCGTGGGCGGCGCGGGGCGTGGCGGTCAGGCCGTACGCGGCGCTGCCGCTGCGCGACCGGATCACGAAGGCGCTGCTCCCGATGCTGGACAGCACGGTGATCCGCGGGCTGTGGATCATCCCGGTCCGCATCCTGCGCGAGATCCGCCTGCGGCTGCGCCGCGGCCCGCTGCCGCTGGCGTACCGGCGGCTCGAGCCCAACCTGCGCGAGTACCTGTGCGCCGACTCCGACGCCAGCGCGGCGATCGACCCCCACGCCGTGATCGCGTATTTTCTCTCCCGCGGGTACGACGTGCCGGGCGCGCCGTCGCTGCGCGACCGCATATTGTTCCGGTACGCGCCGGTCGTCGTGCGAAAGGGAACGCGGAAGGTACCGTGA
- a CDS encoding class I SAM-dependent methyltransferase: MTTPGYRARLYRAYLSTHFETYRPATPESMERDRRLFRALYRRFLPRSRDAEILEVGCGTGSFLAFLRDEGYRHVRGIDAGEEQVALARRLGVDAVEVADAMPYLARHREQYDFLAALDVIEHFTKDEVLEFLDLAHGALRPGGRLLLRTPNADSPFHSWIRYADFSHEVTFSPRSITQVLRVAHFTGVEVYPLEPYAHGLASAGRRFLWLGIKQLIRLYLLVEQGTAGSGVFTSNLCAVAEKR; this comes from the coding sequence GTGACGACGCCGGGGTATCGCGCACGCCTGTACCGCGCGTATCTGTCCACGCACTTCGAAACGTACCGCCCGGCGACGCCCGAGTCGATGGAGCGGGACCGCCGCCTCTTCCGCGCCCTCTACCGCCGGTTTTTGCCGCGGTCCCGGGACGCGGAGATTTTGGAGGTCGGCTGCGGGACCGGCAGCTTTCTCGCGTTTCTGCGCGACGAAGGGTACCGGCACGTCCGCGGCATCGACGCCGGGGAAGAGCAGGTCGCGCTCGCGCGGCGGCTCGGGGTGGACGCGGTGGAGGTCGCCGACGCGATGCCGTATCTCGCGCGCCACCGGGAGCAGTACGATTTTCTCGCCGCGCTCGACGTGATCGAACACTTCACCAAAGACGAGGTGCTCGAGTTTCTCGACCTGGCGCACGGCGCGCTCCGGCCGGGAGGGCGCCTCCTCCTGCGCACGCCCAACGCGGACAGTCCGTTTCACTCGTGGATCCGGTACGCCGACTTCTCCCACGAGGTCACCTTCAGCCCCCGCAGCATCACGCAGGTGTTGCGGGTGGCGCATTTCACCGGGGTCGAGGTGTACCCGCTCGAACCCTACGCGCACGGGCTGGCCAGCGCCGGCCGCCGCTTCCTCTGGCTCGGCATCAAGCAGCTGATCCGGCTGTATCTGCTCGTCGAGCAGGGGACCGCCGGCAGCGGCGTCTTTACGTCCAACCTCTGCGCCGTCGCGGAAAAGCGATGA
- a CDS encoding glycosyltransferase family 4 protein, translating into MTPYRVAYLVSHPIQYQAPMLRRLAAHPDLALQVYFMDDQGARLYRDLEFGVPIQWDVPLLDGYAWRVLRNRSPWSAGDHALRFIHPEIVRALRRERFDALIVHGYAHVTEWLAFAAARLVGTPLLIRGESILLGRPATWSARVKRGARTALLRRVQGALAIGRLNREFYRAHGVPDDRIFFTPYAVDNDRFTAEADRLRPRRDELRAEFEWPREAPVILAVGKLIPRKRPHDVLEAYASLAGEIPSALVFLGEGGERAGIEAAAARRGLRHVYVTGFVNQAEIARYYAAADVVVLASSHEPWGLTLNEGMCFGLPVVASTMVGAAADLVRPEENGFVYPVGDVPALAAVLRTVLADPDRRARMGARSRSLIAGYSYDADVRGVLEALRAVAAPRAYGG; encoded by the coding sequence ATGACGCCGTACCGGGTCGCGTACCTCGTCTCCCACCCGATTCAGTACCAGGCGCCGATGCTGCGGCGTCTCGCGGCGCATCCCGACCTGGCGCTGCAGGTCTACTTCATGGACGATCAGGGGGCGCGGCTCTACCGGGATCTCGAGTTCGGCGTCCCGATCCAGTGGGACGTGCCGCTGCTAGACGGCTACGCCTGGCGGGTGCTGCGCAACCGCTCGCCGTGGTCCGCCGGGGATCACGCGCTGCGCTTCATCCACCCCGAGATCGTGCGCGCGCTGCGCCGCGAACGATTCGACGCGCTCATCGTGCACGGCTACGCGCACGTCACCGAATGGCTCGCGTTCGCGGCGGCGCGGCTCGTGGGCACGCCGCTGCTCATCCGGGGAGAGTCCATCTTGCTCGGACGGCCCGCGACGTGGTCCGCCCGCGTCAAGCGCGGCGCGCGGACCGCGCTGCTGCGCCGGGTGCAGGGCGCGCTCGCGATCGGCCGGCTCAACCGGGAGTTCTACCGCGCACACGGCGTGCCCGACGACCGCATCTTCTTCACGCCGTACGCCGTGGACAACGACCGCTTCACCGCGGAGGCCGACCGGCTGCGTCCCCGCCGGGACGAGCTCCGCGCCGAGTTCGAGTGGCCCCGCGAGGCGCCGGTGATTCTCGCGGTCGGCAAGCTGATCCCGCGCAAGCGGCCGCACGACGTGCTCGAGGCGTACGCGAGCCTGGCCGGCGAGATTCCGTCCGCGCTCGTCTTCCTCGGCGAGGGCGGCGAACGCGCCGGGATCGAAGCCGCGGCGGCGCGGCGGGGGCTTCGCCACGTCTACGTGACCGGGTTTGTGAACCAGGCCGAGATCGCGCGATACTACGCGGCGGCCGACGTCGTGGTCCTGGCGTCGAGCCACGAGCCGTGGGGGCTCACGCTCAACGAGGGGATGTGCTTTGGGCTTCCCGTCGTGGCAAGCACGATGGTGGGCGCCGCGGCCGATCTCGTCCGGCCGGAGGAGAACGGGTTCGTGTACCCTGTCGGGGACGTGCCCGCGCTCGCCGCGGTGCTCCGAACGGTGCTCGCCGACCCCGACCGGCGCGCCCGGATGGGGGCGCGGTCGCGAAGCCTCATCGCCGGGTATTCATACGACGCCGACGTGCGCGGGGTGCTCGAGGCGCTTCGCGCGGTCGCCGCGCCGCGCGCCTACGGCGGGTAG
- a CDS encoding BMP family ABC transporter substrate-binding protein, whose protein sequence is MLRLLRTARVLRLAGAAAVLAGLVAWSGPAWPAPPVKRVVMVAAYLSDDDTKLIEDAVGGLAEARAALRGRVSVSWTSLTTSDTALVAAKGAPAPLHDAVERAAESADLVIAWGDPLADVTVDAARRHPAVKFVLVSYLYLNVLPPNLSEGSFADTVEAFIAGAAAAVQTRTGLIGLIEPVDRGPQRVAFQAGAYYASPRVRVLEDFVGVSRALDPLIKDLPPSWTAARYAGTAESAAHDPGKAEEVALAQYDLGADIVYADAGPANAGIYRAAMRRGRWLIARGPLRSGERPRRQPWSDQVLTSVIERPDLAALHLVNQFLSDTPLPRHFLWGLTYPQPQPREPLIGFLHGHADDSRARDADAILTQLMENIRAERVVVPYSTGQLNNFLRDYPP, encoded by the coding sequence GTGCTTCGTCTGCTCCGTACGGCCCGCGTCCTCCGCCTCGCCGGCGCCGCCGCTGTCCTGGCGGGCCTGGTCGCGTGGAGCGGACCCGCGTGGCCCGCGCCGCCGGTCAAACGCGTCGTCATGGTCGCGGCGTATCTGTCCGACGACGACACGAAGTTGATCGAAGACGCCGTCGGCGGGCTCGCGGAGGCGCGGGCGGCGCTGCGCGGACGCGTGAGCGTGTCGTGGACGTCGCTCACGACCAGCGACACGGCTCTCGTGGCCGCGAAAGGCGCCCCGGCGCCCCTGCATGATGCCGTGGAGCGCGCGGCCGAATCCGCGGATCTCGTGATCGCCTGGGGCGATCCGCTGGCCGACGTGACCGTGGACGCGGCGCGCCGCCACCCTGCGGTAAAGTTCGTCCTCGTGAGTTACCTGTACTTGAACGTCTTGCCGCCGAACCTGAGCGAAGGCTCGTTTGCGGACACGGTCGAGGCCTTCATCGCCGGCGCCGCCGCGGCGGTGCAGACGCGAACGGGGTTGATCGGACTCATCGAGCCGGTGGATCGCGGCCCGCAGCGGGTGGCGTTCCAGGCCGGCGCCTACTACGCCAGCCCGCGCGTCCGCGTCCTCGAGGACTTTGTCGGCGTCAGCCGGGCGCTGGATCCGCTGATCAAGGATCTCCCGCCCTCGTGGACCGCCGCCCGGTACGCGGGCACCGCCGAATCGGCGGCCCACGATCCGGGCAAAGCCGAGGAGGTGGCGCTCGCGCAGTACGATCTCGGCGCGGACATCGTCTACGCGGATGCCGGGCCGGCCAACGCGGGGATCTACCGCGCGGCGATGCGCCGCGGGCGGTGGCTGATCGCGCGGGGTCCTCTGCGGAGCGGCGAGCGGCCGCGGCGGCAGCCATGGAGCGACCAGGTCCTGACGAGCGTGATCGAGCGGCCCGACCTGGCCGCCCTCCACCTGGTCAACCAGTTCCTGTCGGACACGCCGCTGCCGCGCCACTTCCTCTGGGGACTCACGTATCCGCAGCCGCAGCCGCGCGAGCCGCTCATCGGATTCCTGCACGGGCACGCCGACGACTCTCGCGCCCGCGACGCGGATGCCATCTTGACACAACTGATGGAGAATATTCGGGCGGAGCGGGTCGTCGTCCCCTACAGTACCGGGCAGCTGAACAATTTTCTCCGCGACTACCCGCCGTAG
- a CDS encoding GDP-mannose 4,6-dehydratase: MASGFWSGKRVLVTGISGFVGPYLARELLEQGAEVHGVLRPRADRSLSRGLLDRAVGRSVRLREGALEELAGLLRIMDEVRPDAVFHLGAQSFVKMSFESPLVFARDNSMGTANLFEAVRLGAPQATVVFAGSSEQYGLVFVTAEQYAAARKKYGGVFPAPERLPELPIRETNPMRPMSPYGTSKVYGDYLLRNYACSFGLRGIVSRAFNHEGAGRGINFVTSQMAYQAVRFALGEADRIQLGDVNSFRDWSHVRDIVRGYILLAEHGEPGEVYNQGSMRTNSVLSYMLIALEEVGWSVRALRTLRGTKSVDRPAEIRRLGLWGVEFDATRVDELMLTEGLSFDLEDGGLLIATSRGDVRVVFDPQRFRPSEVPILLCDASRSRSLGFQSRAGLRDIVRDQVEYYQDAQHRTGYALP; the protein is encoded by the coding sequence ATGGCATCCGGCTTTTGGTCGGGGAAACGGGTACTCGTCACCGGCATCAGCGGGTTCGTCGGTCCGTATCTGGCGCGCGAGCTGCTCGAGCAGGGAGCGGAGGTGCATGGGGTGCTGCGGCCCCGCGCCGACCGCTCGCTGTCCCGGGGGCTGCTGGACCGGGCCGTCGGCCGCTCGGTGCGGCTGCGGGAAGGCGCCCTGGAAGAGCTTGCGGGCCTCCTCCGGATCATGGACGAGGTCCGTCCCGACGCGGTGTTCCATCTCGGCGCGCAGTCGTTCGTCAAGATGTCGTTCGAGAGCCCCTTGGTATTCGCGCGCGACAATTCCATGGGGACGGCCAACCTGTTCGAGGCCGTGCGCCTCGGGGCGCCGCAGGCGACCGTCGTCTTCGCGGGCAGCAGCGAGCAGTACGGTCTCGTCTTTGTCACCGCCGAGCAGTACGCGGCGGCCCGCAAGAAGTACGGCGGCGTCTTTCCCGCGCCGGAGCGCCTGCCGGAGCTGCCGATCCGCGAGACCAATCCCATGCGGCCGATGTCTCCGTACGGTACCAGCAAGGTCTACGGCGACTACCTGCTGCGCAACTACGCGTGTTCGTTCGGCCTCCGCGGGATCGTGTCGCGCGCGTTCAACCACGAGGGCGCCGGGCGCGGCATCAACTTCGTGACGTCACAGATGGCCTACCAGGCCGTCCGGTTCGCCCTCGGCGAGGCGGACCGCATTCAACTCGGCGATGTGAACAGTTTCCGCGACTGGTCCCACGTGCGGGACATCGTGCGCGGCTACATCCTGCTGGCCGAGCACGGAGAGCCGGGCGAGGTGTACAATCAGGGCTCGATGCGCACAAATTCGGTGTTGTCCTACATGCTCATCGCGCTCGAGGAGGTCGGGTGGTCTGTGCGCGCGCTGCGCACGCTGCGCGGAACGAAGTCCGTGGACCGGCCCGCCGAGATCAGACGCCTCGGCCTCTGGGGGGTGGAGTTCGACGCGACCCGCGTGGACGAATTGATGCTGACCGAGGGGTTGAGTTTCGACCTCGAAGACGGAGGTCTGCTGATCGCCACGAGCCGCGGCGACGTCCGCGTCGTCTTCGATCCGCAGCGTTTCCGGCCGTCGGAGGTGCCGATCCTGCTGTGCGACGCCTCCCGCAGCCGGTCGCTCGGGTTTCAGAGCCGCGCGGGCCTGCGCGACATCGTCCGGGATCAGGTCGAGTACTACCAGGACGCGCAGCACCGCACGGGTTACGCGCTGCCCTGA
- a CDS encoding glycosyltransferase, with amino-acid sequence MLVSIIVPTFNEAGDIRRTLDALVAQTYPATEIIVVDDSTDDTPRIVGEYAARGVRLLRPARRRGRCEARNLGIQEARGEVIVILNADVFPGPDFVERIAAHYRLGADYVLVESRVANTAALIPRYLEALHRRTYAGADWIEWTEGFSCRRSAALEAGLFPETPLPMLAGEDGYFGTRMAARFRKVIDRSIVVPHVAPETVREFWHQQAGRGRANGRYYFFLEHNALPRLVARALIKTVRSGLAVGLVVPTVASCLRLRRHTPRGLRDLPGFCAVFALTEAAHTYGEWQGVRDIVRYRRHAPAPERLTTQ; translated from the coding sequence ATGCTCGTCAGCATCATCGTCCCGACGTTCAACGAGGCCGGCGATATTCGCCGGACGCTCGACGCCCTGGTCGCACAGACGTACCCGGCGACGGAGATTATCGTCGTCGATGACTCGACCGACGACACCCCGCGCATCGTCGGCGAGTACGCGGCCCGGGGCGTACGCCTCCTGCGCCCGGCCCGCCGCCGCGGGCGCTGCGAGGCGCGCAACCTCGGCATCCAGGAAGCCCGCGGCGAGGTGATCGTGATCCTGAACGCCGACGTCTTTCCCGGGCCGGATTTCGTGGAACGGATCGCCGCCCACTACCGGCTCGGCGCGGACTACGTGCTGGTCGAGTCCCGCGTCGCCAACACCGCGGCGCTCATTCCGCGCTACCTCGAGGCGCTGCACCGCCGGACCTACGCGGGCGCGGACTGGATCGAGTGGACCGAAGGGTTCTCCTGCCGCCGCTCCGCGGCGCTCGAGGCGGGCCTGTTCCCCGAGACCCCGCTGCCGATGCTGGCCGGCGAAGACGGGTACTTCGGCACGCGCATGGCCGCGCGATTCCGCAAGGTGATCGACCGGTCGATCGTCGTCCCGCACGTGGCGCCGGAAACCGTCCGGGAGTTCTGGCATCAGCAGGCCGGCCGCGGCCGGGCCAATGGCCGGTACTATTTCTTCCTCGAGCACAACGCGCTGCCGCGGCTCGTCGCGCGCGCGCTCATCAAGACCGTCCGGTCGGGGCTGGCCGTGGGCCTCGTCGTGCCGACCGTGGCGTCCTGCCTGCGCCTCCGGCGGCACACGCCGCGCGGCCTGCGGGACCTTCCCGGATTTTGCGCCGTCTTCGCGCTCACGGAGGCCGCGCACACCTACGGCGAATGGCAGGGCGTGCGGGACATCGTCCGGTACCGCCGCCACGCCCCCGCTCCAGAGCGTCTCACCACCCAGTGA
- a CDS encoding oligosaccharide flippase family protein → MSVGGYLTYVLNFAANLVLARLLFPRDFGAFALAVSSVELLSILAGFSFSQGIIQMGAEDDIVDTAFMLTLWTSGALFVIGGVAFLTIRVFYHANFAVLFFSLFVLRIVSLFTYVYSAQLERELHYSALSQIRVVAAVLGAGAALFMAARGAGVWSLFDRELVTTIVTFAGLIVATRWVPRFRYNRETARALWIFGYQIFLARTLESVWYRSGSFLLGVFGGVLSLGFYDRARYLAELGQYAVSFGAVQVAFPVYARLQSNRDQLSEAYRLTHYFLIRLMYPMLLCVALFPREILSVLYGTRWLDAAPVLGWLAVYAFLFPIIDNIKVLLTGIGRLKEAVWVRVWQAAVTIVVSAAAIPFWAAKGVAAAATIGDLAALIAGYVFLRTAVRDLALGSYVRPTIAGATAAVAIEAARRFHLLGSTDRLAQIGYIGGACILYCIVLFMVDGEEMQRNLGIILRGLRRPDVAVA, encoded by the coding sequence TTGAGCGTCGGCGGCTACCTGACGTATGTCCTGAACTTCGCCGCCAACCTGGTGCTGGCGCGCCTCCTGTTTCCGCGGGATTTCGGCGCGTTCGCGCTCGCCGTCTCGTCCGTCGAACTGCTCTCGATCCTGGCGGGCTTCAGCTTCTCGCAGGGCATCATCCAGATGGGCGCCGAGGACGACATCGTCGACACCGCGTTCATGCTGACGCTGTGGACGTCGGGGGCGTTGTTCGTGATCGGGGGCGTCGCGTTCCTGACGATCCGCGTCTTCTACCACGCCAATTTTGCGGTCCTGTTCTTCTCGCTCTTCGTCCTGCGGATCGTGTCGCTCTTCACGTACGTGTACTCCGCGCAGCTCGAGCGGGAGCTGCACTATTCCGCGCTCTCGCAGATCCGCGTGGTCGCGGCCGTGCTCGGCGCCGGCGCGGCACTCTTCATGGCCGCGCGGGGCGCCGGCGTGTGGAGCCTCTTCGATCGGGAGCTGGTCACCACCATCGTCACCTTCGCCGGACTGATCGTCGCCACGCGCTGGGTGCCGCGCTTCCGGTACAATCGGGAGACCGCGCGGGCGCTCTGGATCTTCGGCTACCAGATCTTCCTGGCGCGGACGCTGGAGTCGGTCTGGTACCGGAGCGGCAGCTTCCTGCTCGGCGTGTTCGGCGGAGTGCTGTCGCTCGGCTTCTACGACCGTGCCCGCTACCTGGCGGAGCTCGGGCAGTACGCGGTGTCCTTCGGCGCCGTGCAGGTGGCCTTTCCGGTGTACGCGCGCCTGCAGTCGAACCGGGACCAGCTCTCGGAGGCCTACCGGCTCACGCATTACTTTCTTATCCGGCTCATGTACCCGATGTTGCTCTGCGTCGCCCTGTTTCCGCGCGAGATCCTCAGCGTGCTCTACGGCACGCGGTGGCTCGACGCGGCGCCGGTGCTGGGCTGGCTCGCCGTGTACGCGTTCCTGTTCCCCATCATCGACAACATCAAGGTCCTCCTCACCGGGATCGGCAGGCTCAAGGAGGCGGTCTGGGTGCGGGTGTGGCAGGCCGCCGTCACCATCGTGGTGTCGGCGGCGGCCATTCCCTTCTGGGCGGCGAAGGGGGTGGCCGCCGCGGCGACCATCGGCGATCTGGCGGCGCTCATCGCCGGCTACGTATTCTTGCGGACCGCGGTGCGTGATCTCGCGCTCGGATCCTACGTACGTCCCACGATCGCCGGCGCGACGGCGGCCGTGGCGATCGAGGCGGCCAGGCGCTTCCACCTGCTCGGCTCCACCGACCGGCTCGCGCAGATCGGATACATCGGCGGGGCCTGCATCCTGTACTGCATCGTGCTGTTCATGGTGGACGGCGAAGAGATGCAACGGAATCTCGGCATCATTCTGCGCGGGCTGCGCCGGCCGGACGTCGCCGTCGCATGA